From Saccopteryx leptura isolate mSacLep1 chromosome 3, mSacLep1_pri_phased_curated, whole genome shotgun sequence, one genomic window encodes:
- the LOC136399247 gene encoding zinc finger protein 615-like: protein MLQAQECLTFQDVAVDFTWEEWQLLDPDQKDLFRDVMLENYSHLVSVGYQASKPDELSKLEQGTEPWTVGDEPQHLVCPELRKVHGHLQHHLQSRCVQTSMEGCCEHDMFAKIVNQSEGHFLLKQNLDMFEIYEKPLKSNVNFENQYRSCNSKNFVELNGNGTSIPHGKHEQFYTKIALPVSNETVNNKSQVIQQWRTHNVKKAHTCTECGNAFRMAQLTDHQRVNTGEKPYRCSQCGKTFSRNSKLTEHQRIHPGLKRYECTECDKTFLKTSQFSIHQKIHMGEKPYTCSDCGKAFIKKCRLIYHQRTHTGEKPHGCSLCGKTFSTKCSLSTHQKTHTGEKPYKCSECGKGFIDKSRLIAHHRTHTGLKPHGCSLCEKTFSTKFNLTTHQRTHTGEKPFLCSECGKGFSMKHCLIGHQRTHTGEKPYLCSVCEKGFTMKRDLTIHQRIHASEKPYICNECGKSFTVKSRLNVHQRIHTGEKPYVCSVCGNGFPGKVQLIVHQRTHTGEKPYICSECAKGFTAKNHLIRHQRKHTGEKPYICSVCGKGFTMKSDLTVHQRTHTSEKPYMCNECGKGFAVKSRLTVHQRTHTGEKPYVCSECGKGFPAKIKLIIHQQTHTGKTYIL, encoded by the exons atgcTCCAGGCTCAG GAATGCCTGACGTTTCAGGATGTGGCTGTGGACTTCACCTGGGAGGAGTGGCAGCTCCTGGACCCCGATCAGAAGGACCTGTTCCGGGAcgtgatgttggagaactacagCCACCTGGTGTCAGTGG GGTATCAAGCCAGCAAACCAGACGAGCTCTCCAAGTTGGAACAAGGGACAGAACCATGGACAGTAGGGGATGAGCCCCAGCATCTAGTCTGTCCAG AACTCAGAAAAGTCCATGGTCACCTACAGCATCACTTGCAGAGTCGATGCGTTCAGACGAGTATGGAAGGATGCTGTGAACATGATATGTTTGCAAAGATTGTTAATCAGAGTGAAGGTCATTTCTTATTAAAGCAAAATCTTGATATGTTTGAGATATATGAAAAGCCTTTAAAGTCAAATGTAAATTTTGAAAACCAATACAGAAGCTGTAACTCAAAGAACTTTGTTGAGTTGAATGGAAATGGGACATCTATTCCGCATGGTAAACATGAACAATTTTATACTAAAATTGCATTGCCTGTCAGTAACGAAACCGTAAATAATAAGTCCCAGGTCATTCAGCAATGGAGAACTCACAATGTAAAGAAAGCCCACACATGCACCGAATGTGGGAATGCCTTCAGGATGGCTCAGCTCACTGACCATCAGAGAGTTaatactggagagaaaccttataGATGCAGTCAGTGTGGGAAAACCTTCTCTAGGAATTCCAAGCTCACtgaacatcagagaattcatccAGGGCTGAAACGGTATGAATGCACTGAATGTGACAAAACCTTCCTCAAGACATCACAGTTCAGTATACATCAGAAAATTCACATGGGAGAGAAACCTTATACGTGCAGTGACTGTGGGAAAGCATTTATCAAAAAGTGTCGGCTCATTTACCATCAGCGAACTCATACAGGGGAGAAACCCCATGGATGCAGTCTGTGTGGGAAGACCTTCTCTACAAAGTGTAGTCTCAGTACACATCAGaaaactcatacaggagagaaaccttataaatgcagtgaatgtgggaaaggcttcatAGACAAGAGTCGTCTTATTGCTCATCATCGAACTCATACAGGATTGAAACCCCATGGATGCAGTCTATGCGAGAAGACCTTTTCTACGAAGTTTAACCTCACTAcacatcaaagaactcatacaggagagaagccttttttatgcagtgaatgtggaaaaggcTTCTCAATGAAGCACTGCCTCATTGGACATCAGCgaactcatactggagagaagccttatcTATGTAGTGTATGTGAAAAAGGCTTCACTATGAAGCGTGATCTCACTATACATCAGCGAATTCATGCCTCAGAGAAACCATATATatgcaatgaatgtgggaaaaGCTTCACTGTGAAGAGTCGTCTGAATGTACATCAgcgaattcacacaggagagaaaccctatgtaTGCAGTGTATGTGGAAATGGCTTCCCAGGGAAGGTCCAACTGATTGTACACCAACGGactcacacaggagaaaagcctTATATATGCAGTGAATGTGCAAAAGGCTTCACAGCAAAGAATCATCTTATCAGACATCAGCGAaaacacacaggagaaaagccctACATATGCAGTGTGTGTGGAAAAGGCTTCACAATGAAGAGTGATCTCACTGTACATCAGCGAACTCATACTTCAGAGAAACCGTATATGTGCAATGAATGTGGGAAGGGCTTTGCTGTGAAGAGTCGTCTCACTGTACATCAacgaactcacacaggagagaaaccctatgtctgcagtgaatgtgggaaaggcttcccAGCAAAGATCAAGCTGATTATACATCAACAGACTCATACAGGAAAAACTTATATATTATAG